A genomic stretch from Candidatus Neomarinimicrobiota bacterium includes:
- a CDS encoding 2-oxo acid dehydrogenase subunit E2 — protein sequence MRKQSNSPWRTLSTAVYGAPNEGKIYGNIEVDVTAAWEMIKNHRNEGRRITMTHLVTGAIGRTLGWDIPEMNAFVQRGHVVQRDEVIVTVAVNMHGGREMSSVKLYDAHKKNVFEIGDRIRSKAAEARGGSDNDTMENKSFLIKVPWPFRRMLFLLFRFITSTLGLEIKSLGLGHNAFGSILLSNIGSHGLTTGMAALFPGSKLPGVITMGKEEEKAVVVDGEIVIRKILPLTGTFDHRIIDGYHAGMMAHHIKRYLENPELLAVAPVELTEGVLNQ from the coding sequence ATGAGAAAACAAAGCAATAGCCCCTGGCGAACCCTCTCTACAGCAGTATATGGTGCCCCTAATGAAGGGAAAATCTATGGCAACATTGAAGTTGATGTTACCGCTGCCTGGGAGATGATCAAGAACCATCGCAACGAAGGGCGCCGAATCACCATGACCCACCTGGTGACAGGTGCAATTGGACGAACCCTGGGCTGGGATATCCCGGAAATGAATGCCTTTGTACAACGGGGGCATGTCGTCCAACGTGATGAAGTGATCGTGACGGTGGCTGTCAACATGCACGGCGGTCGCGAGATGTCCAGCGTCAAGTTGTATGATGCCCACAAAAAAAATGTTTTTGAGATCGGTGACAGAATTCGCAGCAAGGCCGCAGAAGCGCGTGGCGGTTCTGATAATGATACGATGGAAAACAAGTCATTTCTGATCAAAGTTCCCTGGCCCTTCAGGCGGATGTTGTTTTTACTCTTCCGCTTTATCACAAGTACCCTGGGACTGGAGATCAAATCACTGGGATTAGGTCATAATGCCTTTGGCTCAATTCTACTCTCGAACATTGGTTCACATGGGTTGACTACTGGCATGGCTGCTCTCTTTCCAGGCTCCAAGCTGCCTGGCGTGATAACCATGGGCAAGGAAGAGGAAAAAGCGGTTGTTGTGGATGGTGAGATCGTGATCCGCAAGATCCTGCCGTTGACAGGTACTTTTGATCATCGTATCATTGATGGATATCACGCTGGCATGATGGCTCATCACATCAAGCGGTATTTAGAAAATCCTGAACTCCTGGCTGTTGCTCCGGTTGAGTTGACCGAAGGTGTTTTGAACCAATAA
- a CDS encoding MauE/DoxX family redox-associated membrane protein, whose translation MSAVMTRFAGTKYWAATILLLRMGLGLLFIYASLDKIWNPGLFAKAVSNYRILPVSLLHITAIILPWVEFIAGLALVFNRYPRAANILIGGMTLTFTLAIASAMARGLDFNCGCFNVTSEEVNLGAQKIFENLNILAATIMLEYRLRKT comes from the coding sequence ATGAGCGCAGTAATGACTCGTTTTGCTGGAACAAAATATTGGGCTGCGACAATTCTGCTGCTCCGCATGGGGTTGGGACTGTTGTTCATTTACGCCAGTCTGGATAAGATCTGGAACCCGGGTCTATTTGCAAAAGCGGTCTCCAACTATCGTATCCTACCAGTCTCCCTGCTGCATATCACTGCTATTATCCTACCCTGGGTTGAATTTATCGCCGGGCTGGCACTGGTTTTCAACCGTTACCCCAGAGCGGCCAACATCCTGATCGGCGGCATGACCCTGACTTTCACGCTGGCTATCGCATCAGCCATGGCACGAGGTTTGGATTTCAATTGTGGTTGTTTTAATGTGACCTCAGAAGAAGTCAATCTGGGAGCTCAGAAAATATTTGAGAATTTAAACATCCTGGCAGCGACGATCATGTTGGAGTATCGACTAAGGAAGACTTAG
- a CDS encoding rhodanese-like domain-containing protein has protein sequence MQNIQKLVKEILTLVLVSILLGLTAQVVLPNGIGLKTQLTLINSDSGETTVPTVTINPNGNEHEATSIGIYDAYLAYLEGSGLFLDARDQDDYQQGHISGAINLPAHAFMDSLSMLDNLPKQQVLITYCDGVDCNASIDLAADLKTMGFARVYFFFEGWQEWQTAGYPITENP, from the coding sequence ATGCAAAATATCCAAAAACTCGTAAAAGAGATCCTGACCTTAGTGCTGGTATCAATCCTTCTCGGGCTAACAGCACAGGTCGTACTGCCAAATGGAATCGGCCTAAAAACTCAGCTGACCCTGATCAACTCAGATTCAGGGGAAACGACCGTCCCAACAGTTACCATTAACCCCAATGGCAATGAGCATGAAGCCACCAGCATTGGTATATATGACGCTTACCTTGCCTATCTGGAAGGGAGTGGTCTGTTTCTGGATGCCCGCGACCAGGATGATTACCAACAGGGACACATTTCTGGAGCCATCAACCTCCCCGCCCACGCTTTTATGGATTCACTGTCCATGCTTGACAACCTCCCGAAGCAACAGGTACTGATCACCTACTGCGATGGCGTGGACTGCAATGCTTCCATTGATCTGGCTGCTGACCTTAAGACCATGGGGTTTGCCAGGGTCTACTTCTTTTTCGAGGGCTGGCAGGAATGGCAGACTGCTGGATATCCAATAACGGAAAATCCTTAA
- the hflK gene encoding FtsH protease activity modulator HflK encodes MAAKRIVIGDTEVEIPDIGIKAFIYPVLLLIVVWIVFAGPFYIVAPEENGVVRTFGKLSQVTESGLRFKFPWPIQTVDLVNVEEVRRLELGFRTVRTGGASSAAQYKKVPSEALMLTGDENIVSVDLVVQYKVKDAGHFLFRIARPQRAVAHAAEAAIRQVVGSQPIDQTLTTGKAMIEASTKELLQKVLDSYESGIFIAQVKLQDVTPPQQVDAAFKDVQSAKEEKEKKVNIALGYRNEIIPKARGEAAQALQEAEAYKQKRVKEAEGDASRFTQMLNQYRLAKDVTRTRMYLETMEEIFPKMDKYIVDGKDAGGLVNVLSLEKVKGGSK; translated from the coding sequence ATGGCTGCAAAACGAATTGTTATTGGTGATACTGAGGTCGAGATCCCGGATATCGGAATCAAGGCCTTTATTTATCCTGTTTTACTATTGATCGTGGTTTGGATTGTTTTTGCCGGACCATTTTACATCGTCGCCCCCGAAGAGAATGGGGTTGTGCGAACTTTCGGAAAGTTATCTCAAGTAACCGAATCTGGACTCAGATTTAAATTTCCCTGGCCTATCCAAACCGTGGATTTGGTGAATGTGGAAGAAGTACGACGTCTTGAACTGGGCTTTCGGACCGTGCGAACAGGTGGCGCATCAAGTGCAGCACAATACAAAAAAGTGCCTTCGGAAGCTTTGATGCTTACCGGGGATGAGAACATTGTTAGTGTGGATCTGGTGGTTCAGTACAAGGTGAAGGATGCCGGGCATTTTCTATTTCGAATCGCTCGTCCCCAACGAGCAGTTGCCCATGCTGCTGAAGCTGCCATCAGACAGGTAGTTGGTTCACAACCCATTGATCAGACCTTGACCACTGGTAAAGCCATGATTGAGGCCTCGACCAAGGAATTGCTGCAAAAAGTTCTGGATAGTTATGAGTCGGGGATCTTTATCGCTCAGGTAAAGCTTCAGGATGTGACTCCTCCGCAGCAGGTAGATGCTGCTTTTAAAGATGTTCAATCTGCTAAAGAGGAAAAAGAAAAAAAGGTCAATATTGCATTGGGCTACCGCAATGAGATCATTCCAAAGGCTCGTGGAGAGGCTGCTCAGGCCCTGCAGGAGGCTGAGGCCTATAAGCAGAAGCGTGTCAAAGAAGCTGAAGGTGATGCATCTCGGTTTACCCAGATGCTCAATCAATATCGATTGGCCAAGGATGTGACCCGAACCCGTATGTATCTGGAAACCATGGAAGAGATCTTCCCCAAAATGGACAAATACATTGTGGATGGTAAAGATGCCGGAGGATTAGTAAATGTCCTCAGCCTGGAGAAAGTGAAAGGGGGTTCCAAATGA
- the hflC gene encoding protease modulator HflC — protein MKNIGTIIVAFVVLLFVYGGIMIVDETEQIVIVQMGKPVRNITEPGLNFKIPFIQSATVFEKRLLEYDSAPNTILTEDKKNLILDNYAQWRISDPLKFMQTMRTQALAQSRLDDIIYSSLRVQLGTHLMHEIVSTMRDSLMHKVTQNANETAADFGVEIIDVRIKRADLPRENEQAVFERMAAERQRMAKQFRSEGEEEAVKIRAETDKDREIILADAYKKAQEVRGAGEARAINIYAKAYQRDPSFYEFVRTMDAYKKVFDERTKLVLTPESDFLRYLKEMK, from the coding sequence ATGAAAAATATAGGAACTATTATTGTCGCTTTCGTGGTGTTGTTGTTTGTCTATGGCGGTATCATGATCGTTGATGAAACTGAGCAGATAGTGATTGTTCAGATGGGAAAACCGGTTCGAAACATAACAGAGCCTGGTCTGAATTTCAAGATTCCCTTTATTCAGTCGGCAACGGTTTTTGAGAAGCGGCTACTGGAATATGATAGTGCTCCCAATACGATTCTCACCGAGGATAAAAAGAATTTGATCCTGGACAATTACGCCCAGTGGAGAATCTCAGATCCTCTGAAATTTATGCAGACCATGCGGACTCAGGCTTTAGCTCAATCCCGTCTGGATGATATTATCTATTCCAGTTTAAGGGTGCAGTTGGGAACGCATCTCATGCATGAGATTGTTTCGACAATGCGTGACTCACTCATGCATAAAGTGACTCAGAATGCCAATGAAACAGCTGCTGACTTTGGGGTAGAGATCATTGATGTGCGGATCAAACGGGCTGATCTTCCCCGTGAAAATGAACAAGCTGTCTTTGAGCGAATGGCAGCAGAACGTCAACGGATGGCCAAGCAGTTTCGGTCTGAAGGTGAAGAAGAAGCGGTTAAGATTCGGGCAGAGACTGATAAAGATCGTGAAATTATTCTAGCGGATGCCTATAAGAAAGCTCAAGAAGTTCGTGGAGCAGGCGAAGCACGGGCGATCAATATCTACGCCAAGGCTTACCAGCGTGATCCCAGCTTCTACGAGTTCGTAAGAACCATGGATGCCTACAAAAAGGTCTTCGATGAGAGAACCAAGCTGGTATTGACTCCAGAATCTGATTTTCTCAGGTATTTGAAAGAGATGAAATAA